Part of the Brevibacillus brevis genome is shown below.
ATGGTATAGATGTGTCAGCTGCACGGGCAAAAAGAGGAGAAACGCATGGTAGGCAAACATCTGGGTGAAGCCGGTCAAAATGACGGAGGCTCCCAAAGGCTGAAGGAGAACATTCCGGAATGCTCCCAGCCCAAACCTTTTTGCTGCCGTTTGCTCGTTTCTCGTCTCGGGTAGCCAGAAGGAATTGGCTCCCAGAAGACACAAGGCGCTGATGGCAAGGAACAAGAAAACGGCACTATGCCCTCCTGCCCCTCCGATCCAGCCTCCGAGAAGCGGGCCGATCGCCGGGCCAATTCCCAGCATCATCTGGTACGTTCCCATCGCCTCCGCTCGTTTGACTCCGGTGAAAACGTCGCCGATCACGGTCGCAGCCACGATGGGAATGGCCGCGAATCCGATGCCCTGCAGCGCCCGGAAAAATAGCAGCGATTCAATGGATTGTACGAGATAGCAGCCGACAGAGGCGAGCACATATAAAACGAGGGCCGGAATCAATACCTTGCGCCGCCCGTACTGGTCGATCAGCGGCCCATACACGACCTGCATGATCGCGAGGGCAATGGTAAAGACGGACACCGTCCAGTTGATAATCGTCGCCGTCGTGTGAAATTCTTCCTGCATAGAAGGCAGGATCGGCATAAACAAATTTTGGGCAAACGTCCCCACCAATATCGATGCCCCTAGCAAATACAAGATCTTGTTCGGGTTCACGCCAGTTTCCCCTCTCATTTTACGTTTTGTGTCCAAGGAAACAATCATGGTATAAAAAATGACTAGAGAAGACAAGAAAATTATAGATCTGGCATCGTCTTTTCCAATTCGATCGCCGCTTCGCGGATGACTTTTTCCAAAAACTCCAGCTCCGCTTCCGAATACCTTCCCAAA
Proteins encoded:
- a CDS encoding MFS transporter — translated: MNPNKILYLLGASILVGTFAQNLFMPILPSMQEEFHTTATIINWTVSVFTIALAIMQVVYGPLIDQYGRRKVLIPALVLYVLASVGCYLVQSIESLLFFRALQGIGFAAIPIVAATVIGDVFTGVKRAEAMGTYQMMLGIGPAIGPLLGGWIGGAGGHSAVFLFLAISALCLLGANSFWLPETRNEQTAAKRFGLGAFRNVLLQPLGASVILTGFTQMFAYHAFLLFLPVQLTHLYHWSASQIGLMYLLISGLFVVSSKLSGRLQRRVGTRRSLVLTACGHAAATFLFMAVTDLSLPSMIVASALFGFSLGIGMPVHTTLLSEVFEQERGTAIGVYNFIRYFGMAAGPVGGAALYSFGGSWLEFGVAGAVIACAGVFANRQIRKEQKSSVQAA